The Triplophysa rosa linkage group LG3, Trosa_1v2, whole genome shotgun sequence genome has a segment encoding these proteins:
- the c2cd4a gene encoding C2 calcium-dependent domain-containing protein 4A — MWVVEKIRVSVERTNLPLPISEYSFKIGDIMFGDKSSIDKAKRILMCPNIITPDTIPEFCIPPTISTSLEGKSAEQGRPAPCIRVSPCEKGSPKREVAREIPNNHIIQVESVDDGPFDNGCSDEENTNADPQSQAALSLPHLAKAQTCYGFCTLLESPHTRRKESLFHNDPNSNGIPLVFPRSRSSTYSKSSLSSTVLSSSTSPSSFSLNTLTSRLSPKGFTLHRQGTLDSDTTSSAESSPFSSPLLNRSPPKPSLLKALSHEKLLYCNLRKAAMSRNNSLSTDEGSSTDTSPNIMRRASEGLVEPLPCGFGLAPPAIFPMDLVLHRERVMKENLVPVGRDGTLRLSAEYCPENQRLRVRLISTEGLYALSVDPKSINCSVSLSLMPGKIQKQRSTVIRKSRNPIFNEDFFFDGITEDDLCQRSLRFKVVNKMSTMKRDYILGNCDLPLTSIVTL; from the coding sequence ATGTGGGTGGTAGAGAAAATCCGAGTGTCGGTGGAAAGGACCAACCTGCCACTTCCAATATCGGAATACAGCTTCAAAATTGGAGACATAATGTTCGGAGACAAGTCTTCCATCGACAAGGCCAAAAGAATCTTGATGTGTCCCAACATCATTACTCCAGACACTATCCCAGAGTTCTGCATTCCCCCTACGATCTCAACTTCGCTTGAGGGCAAGAGCGCAGAACAGGGGAGGCCGGCTCCATGTATCCGGGTGTCTCCGTGTGAGAAGGGCAGTCCGAAGCGAGAGGTTGCACGAGAGATTCCTAACAATCATATAATTCAGGTGGAAAGTGTGGACGATGGGCCGTTCGACAATGGCTGCAGTGATGAGGAGAACACCAATGCTGATCCTCAAAGCCAGGCGGCTCTTTCTCTGCCCCATCTGGCCAAAGCTCAAACTTGCTATGGCTTTTGTACATTGCTGGAAAGTCCCCACACCAGGAGAAAGGAGTCCCTCTTCCACAACGATCCCAATTCCAATGGAATCCCCCTGGTTTTTCCCAGGAGTAGATCAAGCACTTACTCCAAATCTTCCCTGTCCAGTACCGTCCTGTCCTCTTCCACATCCCCTTCGTCTTTTAGCCTGAACACTTTAACGTCCAGACTTTCTCCGAAAGGCTTCACCCTGCACCGACAGGGAACCCTGGACAGTGACACTACCTCCTCTGCTGAATCTTCTCCGTTCAGTTCTCCTCTGCTGAACAGATCCCCACCTAAACCTTCTCTCCTCAAAGCGCTCAGCCATGAGAAACTACTCTACTGTAACCTCCGAAAAGCCGCAATGTCCAGAAACAACTCCCTCTCAACGGATGAGGGCAGTTCAACGGACACCAGCCCCAACATCATGAGAAGAGCATCCGAAGGCCTTGTAGAACCTCTCCCCTGTGGTTTCGGCTTGGCACCTCCTGCTATCTTCCCCATGGACTTGGTTCTGCACCGGGAAAGAGTTATGAAGGAGAATTTGGTTCCAGTAGGGAGGGATGGAACCTTGCGACTGTCGGCAGAGTACTGTCCCGAGAACCAAAGACTGCGCGTGCGGCTTATAAGCACTGAAGGCCTGTACGCCTTGTCTGTGGATCCCAAGAGCATTAACTGCAGCGTGAGCTTATCTCTTATGCCTGGAAAAATTCAGAAACAGAGAAGCACGGTCATCAGGAAGAGTCGCAATCCGATCTTCAACGAGGACTTTTTCTTTGATGGTATAACGGAGGACGATCTGTGCCAGAGGTCACTCCGATTCAAAGTGGTTAACAAGATGTCCACCATGAAAAGAGACTATATTTTGGGAAACTGTGATCTTCCGCTTACTAGCATAGTTACCTTATAA